From Domibacillus sp. DTU_2020_1001157_1_SI_ALB_TIR_016, a single genomic window includes:
- a CDS encoding 3' terminal RNA ribose 2'-O-methyltransferase Hen1 encodes MQLTIRAVGENAQVLSHLLAKNPNNVYERKQKGHLVRFFYRLFKEKEVEATIFVTPDPIELSNSRSNPYDITHYINDREFAVSSIFCSFIRNALGTALNGQPKEEYAEWVHHPFDLHVEFGPIVSSLSDKQMQELFDPLGFSVDITYGETDYKAKLKDRSTARFLSIRGMKTLRDTLRQLFILIPVMDNYKHYYIDEKEIEKLERYGEGWLEDHPMREYIYRQSLRFKDLYSMIENTEPVKAAVKQEKKVRLNDLRYEKIINLVKQVKPKTVVDFGSGEGKLAVRLGFLPGVEEILAMEPSESASLQAIRRFEKAQEKSGFVPPISMWGSLFYYDERLKGKDVIILCEVIEHIDEYRLPKAVETILHEYKPKTFIVTTPNREYNGVYDMNEALRHTDHRFEWTRPEFEYWCKERNKDQAYELRFDGAGEEHEQHGFPTQICVFTRKEAGI; translated from the coding sequence CTGTTTAAAGAAAAAGAGGTAGAGGCGACGATATTTGTCACACCTGATCCTATTGAATTATCAAATAGCCGTTCCAATCCATACGATATTACTCATTATATTAATGATCGTGAATTTGCGGTGAGCAGCATTTTTTGCTCGTTTATCCGCAATGCGCTTGGTACAGCGTTGAACGGTCAGCCAAAAGAGGAGTATGCTGAATGGGTTCATCATCCATTTGATCTTCATGTGGAGTTTGGCCCTATTGTTTCATCACTTTCCGACAAGCAGATGCAGGAGCTGTTTGATCCACTTGGCTTCAGTGTGGATATTACATATGGAGAAACAGATTACAAAGCAAAATTAAAAGACCGCAGTACGGCCCGTTTTCTGTCAATACGCGGGATGAAAACATTGCGTGATACACTGCGCCAGTTATTTATTCTGATTCCTGTAATGGATAACTACAAGCATTATTACATCGATGAAAAAGAAATTGAAAAGCTGGAGCGCTACGGGGAAGGCTGGCTGGAAGATCACCCGATGCGGGAGTATATTTACCGTCAGTCACTTCGATTTAAAGACTTGTACAGTATGATTGAAAACACAGAACCAGTAAAAGCGGCAGTAAAACAAGAGAAAAAAGTGCGGCTGAATGACTTAAGATATGAGAAAATTATTAATCTTGTTAAACAGGTAAAGCCGAAAACCGTCGTTGATTTCGGATCCGGTGAAGGGAAGCTGGCAGTCCGGCTTGGATTTTTGCCCGGAGTGGAGGAAATCCTGGCAATGGAGCCTTCTGAATCTGCTTCTTTGCAGGCGATCCGCCGATTTGAAAAAGCGCAGGAGAAAAGCGGCTTTGTTCCGCCCATTTCCATGTGGGGATCGCTTTTTTATTACGATGAGCGGTTAAAAGGAAAAGATGTGATCATTCTCTGTGAAGTCATTGAGCATATTGACGAATACAGGCTTCCAAAAGCTGTTGAAACGATTTTGCATGAATATAAGCCAAAGACGTTTATTGTAACAACACCTAACCGTGAATATAACGGAGTCTATGACATGAACGAAGCTCTTCGCCACACCGATCACCGCTTTGAATGGACAAGACCTGAATTTGAGTACTGGTGTAAAGAACGAAACAAAGATCAAGCCTACGAGCTTCGGTTTGATGGTGCAGGAGAAGAGCATGAGCAGCACGGTTTTCCGACACAGATCTGTGTATTTACAAGAAAGGAGGCGGGAATATGA